CATTGAACACTTTCATTCATTTCACTCGTTAACGTTTTAACACGTATTCAAAGCACATCTCTGGAAAGAAAATAGCAAAGTCTGGTCACAGCTTTCACTCGAGAGACATAAGGCCACACATGAGACCACAGTCTCACATGTCTGAAGATAAAAATGCTGACTTTTCCTCGTATTTCTATTTCCATAAATTCAGAACAGAATTCAAAGATCACGTCATTGGTTACAAACATAGGTCacgttttaataaaacaagaaGTGAAAATTACATCGCGTACAGGTTAACACTTGCTCCAGTCTGCAAAGAATTTGGTCAAAAGCGTAACCCCGATAACCCCGTGAACAATAGTCCACTATACAAATTTGTCGTTGTTACCAGAGCATGTTGAATAAATAACATGTTTGTATCGTAACGTATTTTATTCGAAGACTAATACAAGAAAAATCCTACTTATGTATGCACATGAGCTTGAAATAGCCTCCAATTTTGAGCAGTACCTAATTTTTGTTCCTGAAATTTTTACATGCAAATTTGGAAGAATTTCACGCAGCAATTTTTGCGACGCGTATTCAACCATGAATTCAGCTAATTGGACTTTGTTGGGTCGCTTCGGGTTTAGATGCGTGGGATCCTCTCACGCAACCATTTCAGACTGCTACACAAAAGCGCGACCATCATTCAACGGCATTGGAGAGGTCATAGAACCAGGATCGTCGTTGATTTGTACCTGATCGAACGTGTACATGAGATGTTACATAATTATTACGATCAAATGGCGGCGAGAGTTTACGCGATGTGGCGGGGTTACTGGGTCAGATAGACGGTGCTCGATATTCCGAAAATGTAACGGTTGCAAAATGTTTACTTCAGGAATCAAGAGACCGTGGAAAATATGAGAAAGTTTATTTCGGTTCTTCTTGGGAAATACGATTGTTCTATCTatttttcaggtttcaggttcaGACAGGATGTGCTCAAGTATTGGGAAGGGATCATGGAGTATGAACCTATGCAGTGGATTCAGTTCATCCTGTTCAAAGTAGAGTTTACACTTTTGATGttcttaacaatttttacttCATTGAAGTATCTTGTTACTATTGTCCCAAAATTGCAATGATAATAGAGattgttgaattatttttaataacataaccATGATTGCAACCATCATTAGTAATATTTCTAAAACTCAGTCTTACCCTTGTCATGATATATGATGgctttgttattgcaaaatttatacatGTTTTAAGTGGACTTATgtatatttcattctttttgttatcattttTGTATCAAGTCTTCAAGTCCTTCTATTTTATCAGATCTTCTTTTTGTCTTAATGTCCTAATTAAATGTCCTTGTatttaagtattaaatttttgtattctgcCCTAATTTTAAAGATTATTACAGCTACACCATTTATTAAGAACGCACCAACGTTCAGGCGTGATCACCAGAATCGACAAAACATGCTTCACATACATCGAAGAAATGATGAAGTGTTTCGAATACAGACGCTGCGGAGAAAGAAAGACCCAAACCTGCCGTGATTGTCAAATCGACCCCAAGCCATCGCTATTCCTGCGAGGGACCTACTACGAACGATGCGAACGGGAAATTCGAGAGATCGAAAGACGCATCAAAGTTGGAATCACGCCAATCTCTAGAAGTACATTTCTACGAAACCTGTGAATCCGCTTTTATTTCCAAATAAACTTTCAGGTCGACCGTACGAGGAAAACGACAAACATCTACACAAACGGAATCAGTTAAAACTGGAGGCAGCGATACACGAAAAATATTTGACGAACTCGTGCAACATGGAAATGAAAGAAAAGTgtgattcaaaaattgaatcGCGAATTCCTTATGTGGGTCTTTATAAAGAGATCAAGGAAATGGACTATCATTTGAATCAGCTTCGTTTGAAGTGTCCGATTCACGATCCATCCCTGTGATCGATTAACAGGAAGGTACTTAAGTACAAGTGAGTTTGAAGAAAAGAtgaatttatcaaaaataatatctacaaattttatagaTACATACGCGCTAAATAAACTACGACTAAAACAAGTAGCTCTTTGGTGTCACACAAGAGGAAGCGATAAAATTTTCTGGTCATCTTCCTTCTCGAGGTTGCAGGCTCGATAAAACATCTAACGCCTGGAGATCGTTGCACACGCTGCCTTCTGCAAGGACTTGACCTTCTGCAGGTTCTCTCCTTCGCACTGCTCCTTGGTGAGCGTGTAACTGGCGATGAACTCCTCGGGTTTCGTCAGCGGACAATTATCAGGACTCATGAAATCATTTTCTGAATCGCCGTCGTAATTGCCGCAAAGTCCTCGAAGGGAGTAGCTGAACATCTCAGGTTCCTGTGAAAGTAAATATACGGTAAATATTATGCTCGGTTATAACGTCGGCGAAATAAAGGAATATTTACCTCGATCATAAGGCGTTTTCCATCGTAAGTGAGTGTCACATCGTACTCCTCCGATACTACTGAAATGTAGTGACTTCCACGTTGGAATATCTCGAAGACGACTTCGTCATCCTGTCGCACTTGGTGAGTAACTATGCCAGCAACTGTGACCTTCTGACCATTCACCAGTACCTCGGGTAGCTCGCTGCCGGGCAGAAGCAGAATCTCGTTTTGGCCGAGTATGACCTTCACCTCCTTCTGTCCGTTGATCTCTCGGGCGAGGATGCTCACGCTTTCGTCTTCCGACATCGCGAGTTTCTCGCTGGGCTTCCTGGGATTCAGTCTGGGATATGTGGTCATTAGAACCTGCCAGCAGCTGCTCAACTTCAGGGGAAATTCTTTGCCGTCGAAAGTCTCGGCTCTGTTGAGATCCATCACGCAGGTTGCTGAAAAGACATCACAAGTCCTTGAATCTCTAAATAATTTTAGACCCAAATCCCCGGATCAAAtctttagatcccaaaatttagCTCCAAATGTAGAGACCCCGAAACTCTAGATAAAAAGTATatttctctaaattcttaaaatgcATCGTGTTCACATAATACATTCGCTTTACTTACACACATCGTCGTCCACCGGCCAGCTGTTGTCAACTTCATCCTCCTTTTCCTCGGAGCTATCTTCAAGAAAATCCAAGTTGACATTATTCGTCTCCATGTTTATGTTTGGCAACTGCACACTGAAGTTACCAGACTTCATATTCTTCGAAATCTTCGCCGTCAGGTTGATCTCGCTTCCGTCCATGTCTGCAGTCTGGAATCCGAGTAAGAAAGCAGCCATAATGCCCGAGGATATCCAATCCTCCTCTTCCCCGTAGCTATCTTTAAGAAAATCCATGTTGACATTATTCAACACCATGTTTATGTTCGGCGACTGCAAACTGAAGTTAGCAAACTTCATATTCTTCGAATTCTTCACCATCAGGTTGATCTCCCTTTCGTCCATGTCTTCAGTCCGCAATTCGTATAAGATAGTAACCATAATGCCCGAGAATATCAAATCAGCATTTTCCTCTAAGCTACATTCAAGAAAATCCAAGTTGACATCATTCATGCTCGACAACTGCAAACTGAAGTTACCAGACTTCATATTCTTCGAAATCTTCACCGTCACACTTTCGTCCATGTCTTCAGTATGGATATCGAGTAACATAGCAGCTACAGTGTACGACCATACAGAATTCTCCTTTCCCTCGGAGCTATCTTCACGAAAATTCAAGTTGACATCATTCATCACCATGTTTATGTTCGGCGACTGCAAACTGAAGTTAGCAAACTTCATATTCTTCGCAAAATTTGCCGTCAGGTTGATCGCGCCTTCGTCCATGTCTTTAGTCTGCGATTTGAGTAAGATAGCAGCCACAGTGTTCAAGAATGTCAAATTCTTCTTTCCCTCGGAGCTATCTTCAAGAAAATCCGAGTTGAAATCATTCATCACCATGTTTATGTTCGGCGACTGCAAACTGATGTTAGCAGCCTTCATATTCTTCGAAATCTTCGCCGTCAGGTTAATCTTGCTTTCGTCCATGGCTTCAGTCAGTAATTTCTGTAAGATAGCAATCACATTGTCCAAGAATTTGAAATGCTCCTTCTCCTTGGAGCTATGTTCAGGAAAGTCCAAGTAGACATCATTCATCACCATGTTTATGTCCTGCAACGGCAAATTAAATTTAGCAGACTCCATATTCATCAGGTTGATCTTGCCTACGTCCATGTATTCAGTCTGCAATTTGATTAAGATAGCACCCATAATGTTCGAGAATATCGAATCCGATGAGAACTGTTCGAGATTCCTAATTGAGAGTTGTAATTCGTCCACCTGCAGAGCTTTCTCTCCGGCCTTCTGGCACGCCCGGAGGAGTTTGTTCCCTTGCTCCATCTGCTTCTTGCATTCCTTCACTACACTGATGTCGCCGAACTCTTCCCTCAGCTCGTTGCTTCGAGTACCGGTGCCTATGATGTTCACGCGTTTCTCTTCGGGACAATTCTCCCCGTATCGAATGTCTATGTCAAATTCGAGCTTGGGCGTGGAGTTGTTAACTTCGTCGTAAACTGGGAAGTAAGGTGGTGTGAGCGCTAACTGGGACGCTGCGCATACTTCGAACTCGACGTCGTCTAGATGGTTCTTGATGGTCAAGTGGGAAAGAAATCGTCCCTTGGTTTCGGCGTTGCTCGCTGACCAAGCAACGGTTAGGTTGGTTTTCACCTCTTCTTTTGTGAGAGGGATGTGGATATGGAAGTCCAGCACTCCCGCCTGGGCTAACACGATGCCTTTGGCTGCTTCCTCCAGGAATCGAATCTTACGCTGTTCGCTGTCTCGATTCTCGCTGAATGCTTCCGTCGCGTTGACCAATTGTGTCCATTGGCTAGCATCTTCGATGCCAGCTTCCACATCCAAGGTACCGTAAGAGGCACTCAAAACCAACGGCTCTCCCTCATCATGTCTCTCATCCATGATTAGGGCCACCTTGTGGTATTCGCTTTGTCTGTCCTGCATTGGGAACTCGCTCCACGATCTTCTAGCCCAAACATCCTCGTTCGACGCGTCGGCGTCCGTCTCCATCCTGAATATTGTATTCGGCATAGGCTGACTGTCACGTCTTACTTTGTCGTTATGTAAACGTCGTGCGCCAATCGACGACAACTCCAGCAATGGCTGTAAATCCATGATGTTATGGATCGAAGTGTACGGTGTCCGCATACGTAGCAGCACCGTGTCAGGCTCGTCGCTCTTCGGTGGCCAAATCTTCAGCTGCACGCTCTTCTTCGGAGCACTGACCTCCACAGAGGTCTTCAGGGGAACGTAAACCTGCATGTGGTTGTCTACACCGACAGCGAAATGGCGATGATCGAACGGCGTTACGAAACCTATATCCCTTTGCATTTTCTGAACCATCGCGAACTGGAAATGAGACTCGAAGCGACCGGCTTTGAAGTCATCTGTCGAACTCAGCTTGTGCAGAGTGCATTCGCGTAAGTTGTACACGAAAGGCACACCAGTATCGGTCGTGTCACCTATCATCATCTCGTACAAATTCAGTATGTGCGTGTTGTGAAAGGCTCCGTCTTTCCTGGCTGCCAGGTACTCGGCGATTTctgtaaaatttgaaacgtaTCATTATGACAATCGTAATTTTTGTCAGAAATTGGAAACTAACTGTGAAATTCGAATTTCAACAAGAACATGAAATGTTAGATCTGTTACATATAACTCACCGTTGGGAAGGTTGCGAATAGTGTTCTCGTCATAAGGAATGAAACGCGACAGGAACTTCGTCCTCCACAAGAAATTTCCTTCCAACAAGACAGGTTTGTCGCCCACGATATTCAGTTCCTCGGCGATCTTCTCGGTAGCCATTTTCACGAGGGGCCGTTTGTCGGAAGGTATCAGAGCATCGATAAGAGAGTCCATGTTGGGAATCATAGTCATAAGTTCTACAGGGGATCCTTTGAAGTTGCCATCATAAAGGATCGACGCAAGGTAGATGGTACGAGGGATCGGGCTATTGTCGCTGCCGATGTAATTAAGAAGAGTGTTAGTGAAAAGGTTCCCTTCTTTCATCTTATTAAAGATGATTTGATGGGATTTCAGCAGGTCGTAATCCTTGCTGTTCAATAACTTCAACGCAGCCTGAGCATTCTTCGCCAAGCATTGCCATTCTGGATCAGATAAATCTTCCAGACCCTGAAGGGTGGACTTCACCGCGGACTTGACCTGTTTGCTGCTTTCGTTATTGCTGAACTGCACGATTTCACGCAGCACCTCCAGAGGAGGATTCGTCATTGGAATCAGGAAGACGGCCATGCAACGCACCTCCTGACTCTCCGTCGTGTTCATGTAGATCTGTTTCAAGCCCGGCAGTGCCTTCTTCGGATGATTCGCGACAAAGTTACTCAAACTGGCGAGAATTAACGTCTTCTGGAAGGCTGTCATTTTCTCCCTGCCTGTCAGAAAAGGCTCGAAGACGGGGAGCACCTCGTACATGCCGATGGTACCCAGAGCAACGATGTGGGTTTGGATCCTTGAGCTGTCGCCATCATCCACGGCCTTCTTTAATTGCGCCCCCAAGTATGGGATGTACTTATTGACGATATCCGAGTATTGCTCCTCGGAGGGACGACCGGTTGTGTGCACGGGATAGAATTTGTAGATGCTCTTATCGTTTCCTTGAGACAGGAACAACAGTTCGGAGAACGCCGTTATCGCTGTGACGTTTAGGAGTGCCGTTTGCGTGACTTGTGGATGAGTGGCCAGTTCCTGTAGAATTCGATTTTTACTATAATAGGTGTCTTATTTTACTGAAAGTATTTTCGAAATATCATCATCAGATCTCATAGagttctttatatttttcaggTCTCGTCAACATTGATAGCACTTACGAAGAACGCCTCGGTGTATTGGTGTGTAATTTGCCGAGCAGACGCCGGGATTTTGGACAGCATTTCAGCAGCCTCTGCGCTCCTCAATTCCCCGTTCTCGACCCAATTTTTGATGGTCAACAAAGCAGGTCCAGTCCCAGCTTGAGTGATAGCATCCCTAAAAACGAACCAACGGTTTTGCCTAATGGCGTCAGCCTTGTCGCCCCACTTGAGCTTCTTGGGCGAGATCTGCAGTTTGTTCTCAGCTTCCGCTATTTGATTCCTGTTCATGGTGCGGATTATGTTGACGAGATGGGTGAACTTGTCTAGGGTCTGTTGCTCAGGAATCGTATTCGGGTCCACCAGTTCGTTTGAAATGCGGTAGAGTAAATCGCTGACTGCAGCTAAACCGTTAAACTCACGGAAGTAGCTAATGAATTTGCCTCCGTAATCGATGATGTTAGGCCAGACAGGATGCTTTGGTGGATCTTCCAGAGAGGACGGGGTGGTTTCGAAAGAGATGCGGTAGCCGGTGGTTTTGGGTTTCGTTGGCGAAGACATTGGAATCTTGATCTCGTGCATGTCCGTCAGAGTTAGGCTCAGTTTGCTGAGCACCGTGCTGTTCTGCGCGTCATTGAACGAGGGAGTGATGGTCATCTTACTGGTGGACACCGCCGTCTGGATAACGAAATCCTTCAGGCTACCTGAGATGACGATTCTACTGGTGGAAGATTTCTACAACAGAATTTTCCAGATTCGATTATCACTGCGGTTTACGCATGTATCAATAATATTTATGCATGTACAGAATAAACATAAACTGCTTAGGCTGTGGAAAGATTACGTGATCTATTCTTACTTTGTGATATGTCATACATGTATTCAATTTAGGACACTATACTTGGGACATAGCTACTCACCGACATGAGGTTCTTGTTAGTTTTAGGTTCCTTCTTCATCTGCCGCGTCATGCCGAACACCTTCTCCGACATTTCCGGGTACCTGTCATAGCTCTTCGTTTTGACGATGTCAATGTGTTGTCCTGAGCCGTTCAGTTCAGGTTTCGGTACCAATTCCGGCCTAGTTCGAAGCTGCTGTTCCGACAGCGGTTTGAAGTCGTAACGAACTTCGTTCAAACCAGCGAAGTAGTCTTCCAGCACCGTGAACCCTCCCCGAGGGTCATTCTCATCCGGAACCTTGACATCGTGTCCCTCCACGAGTTTCTTACCCTTGATGTCCACCTGGAACTGGCTGATGATACTCTTGAGTAGTACCACCTCCCAGTTAGGAACATCTTCCTCCACGATTACGGAATCGATCAAGCCGTCCTTCAACTTAATGTCGAAGGGCTTTTCAGATATGGGTATGTCATGGGGCACCAACTGTAGGTCGAGGATGTCCTCGTCCCAGCCCATGGACAGGTAGCTGTTGACGTGAGCGTATTGATCCTTTGTTAGTTTCGCGGTTAGCTTGCCATCTTCCTTAGCTTGTACCGTGAGGTATCCTTTCATCAAGATACCCGCATAGTCTTTGGGGAACTCGGCCAAATTCGTGAACGTGCGACTTTGTAACACGTAGCTGTACTCGTTGCCGACCTTCCAGCCATAGTTGCTTTCGGCGGATACCACTCCCGCTGTGAATATACGAATCTTCGATAAATTTAGTGTGTAAGGAATTAGAGTAAGTAAATCATAGTATCGAAGGATTAGGCAGGGAGTCAGAACGCTGTTACTTTCGGGTGGTGATATTGGACTAGGTGAGTGTCAAGTCAAATTGAATTATGTTATGTGAAGGTACATAGCAAGGAATTACGTTGGATTCTTATCACTTCGAATTTGGACTATGTCGAATTAGTGACACGTCAAATTTGAATTATGTCGAATTAGTACCACATTGAATTTTTACTATGTCGAATCGGTACCAGATTGAATTTGAACTATGTCGAATTGGTACCACATCAAATTTGGACTATATCAAAATCGCACCACGTGGAATTTGAATTGCATCGAATTTAAATCGCGTGGAATTTGAATAATGTCAAGCCGCAACGtggcaaatttaaaaacatcatAAAACAAGAATTACAAAGAATTTGAGGAACACCTAATTTCGCttttattgaatttgaaatgCACCAAATTCGAACAGTAGCACGTTTACCCAACACATCACCAATAATTGTTTAGAAGACgtttaaaaaatcatttcatCAAATTTGAATTTACCAAGCACCAAGAGTGTGAAAGGCAGCCACATTATTGACCGTAGCTCGTCGGAAAATGATACATCCGGTCGACTTAGAGCATATATACGCCCTCGCGGCGTATCAATTCGGGGGAATGAATAATTACCGAAGCAAAATTCTGAGATGCCATATAATCGTTGAAAACGTATAATACTTGGTTTTCCTCATACGCAGCAGTTTCTTTGATAACCGATGATCGAGTCTATTCCCCTACTTTTGTTTTTACCGTTCTAAAAAAAACTCAGAACACTTTCATTCATTTCACTAAACTGTTAACGTTTCAAAGCCTATCTCTGGAAAGAAAATAGCAAAGTCTGTTGACAGTTTTCACTCGAGAGACATGAGGTCACACATGAGACCACAATCTCACATGTCTGAAGATAAAAATGCCGACTTTTCCTCGTATTTCTATTTCCATAAATTCAGAACAGAATTCAAAGAT
This Megachile rotundata isolate GNS110a chromosome 7, iyMegRotu1, whole genome shotgun sequence DNA region includes the following protein-coding sequences:
- the LOC105662410 gene encoding uncharacterized protein LOC105662410, yielding MRKFISVLLGKYDCSIYFSGFRFRQDVLKYWEGIMEYEPMQWIQFILFKLHHLLRTHQRSGVITRIDKTCFTYIEEMMKCFEYRRCGERKTQTCRDCQIDPKPSLFLRGTYYERCEREIREIERRIKVGITPISRSRPYEENDKHLHKRNQLKLEAAIHEKYLTNSCNMEMKEKCDSKIESRIPYVGLYKEIKEMDYHLNQLRLKCPIHDPSL
- the LOC100877541 gene encoding vitellogenin-like isoform X1, giving the protein MWLPFTLLVLAGVVSAESNYGWKVGNEYSYVLQSRTFTNLAEFPKDYAGILMKGYLTVQAKEDGKLTAKLTKDQYAHVNSYLSMGWDEDILDLQLVPHDIPISEKPFDIKLKDGLIDSVIVEEDVPNWEVVLLKSIISQFQVDIKGKKLVEGHDVKVPDENDPRGGFTVLEDYFAGLNEVRYDFKPLSEQQLRTRPELVPKPELNGSGQHIDIVKTKSYDRYPEMSEKVFGMTRQMKKEPKTNKNLMSKSSTSRIVISGSLKDFVIQTAVSTSKMTITPSFNDAQNSTVLSKLSLTLTDMHEIKIPMSSPTKPKTTGYRISFETTPSSLEDPPKHPVWPNIIDYGGKFISYFREFNGLAAVSDLLYRISNELVDPNTIPEQQTLDKFTHLVNIIRTMNRNQIAEAENKLQISPKKLKWGDKADAIRQNRWFVFRDAITQAGTGPALLTIKNWVENGELRSAEAAEMLSKIPASARQITHQYTEAFFELATHPQVTQTALLNVTAITAFSELLFLSQGNDKSIYKFYPVHTTGRPSEEQYSDIVNKYIPYLGAQLKKAVDDGDSSRIQTHIVALGTIGMYEVLPVFEPFLTGREKMTAFQKTLILASLSNFVANHPKKALPGLKQIYMNTTESQEVRCMAVFLIPMTNPPLEVLREIVQFSNNESSKQVKSAVKSTLQGLEDLSDPEWQCLAKNAQAALKLLNSKDYDLLKSHQIIFNKMKEGNLFTNTLLNYIGSDNSPIPRTIYLASILYDGNFKGSPVELMTMIPNMDSLIDALIPSDKRPLVKMATEKIAEELNIVGDKPVLLEGNFLWRTKFLSRFIPYDENTIRNLPNEIAEYLAARKDGAFHNTHILNLYEMMIGDTTDTGVPFVYNLRECTLHKLSSTDDFKAGRFESHFQFAMVQKMQRDIGFVTPFDHRHFAVGVDNHMQVYVPLKTSVEVSAPKKSVQLKIWPPKSDEPDTVLLRMRTPYTSIHNIMDLQPLLELSSIGARRLHNDKVRRDSQPMPNTIFRMETDADASNEDVWARRSWSEFPMQDRQSEYHKVALIMDERHDEGEPLVLSASYGTLDVEAGIEDASQWTQLVNATEAFSENRDSEQRKIRFLEEAAKGIVLAQAGVLDFHIHIPLTKEEVKTNLTVAWSASNAETKGRFLSHLTIKNHLDDVEFEVCAASQLALTPPYFPVYDEVNNSTPKLEFDIDIRYGENCPEEKRVNIIGTGTRSNELREEFGDISVVKECKKQMEQGNKLLRACQKAGEKALQVDELQLSIRNLEQFSSDSIFSNIMGAILIKLQTEYMDVGKINLMNMESAKFNLPLQDINMVMNDVYLDFPEHSSKEKEHFKFLDNVIAILQKLLTEAMDESKINLTAKISKNMKAANISLQSPNINMVMNDFNSDFLEDSSEGKKNLTFLNTVAAILLKSQTKDMDEGAINLTANFAKNMKFANFSLQSPNINMVMNDVNLNFREDSSEGKENSVWSYTVAAMLLDIHTEDMDESVTVKISKNMKSGNFSLQLSSMNDVNLDFLECSLEENADLIFSGIMVTILYELRTEDMDEREINLMVKNSKNMKFANFSLQSPNINMVLNNVNMDFLKDSYGEEEDWISSGIMAAFLLGFQTADMDGSEINLTAKISKNMKSGNFSVQLPNINMETNNVNLDFLEDSSEEKEDEVDNSWPVDDDVSTCVMDLNRAETFDGKEFPLKLSSCWQVLMTTYPRLNPRKPSEKLAMSEDESVSILAREINGQKEVKVILGQNEILLLPGSELPEVLVNGQKVTVAGIVTHQVRQDDEVVFEIFQRGSHYISVVSEEYDVTLTYDGKRLMIEEPEMFSYSLRGLCGNYDGDSENDFMSPDNCPLTKPEEFIASYTLTKEQCEGENLQKVKSLQKAACATISRR